The DNA sequence GCAGCCGCTGCTAACTGCTAGCCGACCCGCGTTTCCAACGCTGGCATCGTCGTCAGCTGCTCCGGCATATGCCGGCTTGCCCGCCGCACCAGATCACAAAAATATTCCGCCGCCGGCGTCAACGGCAACGAGGCACGCCGGACCATCACAATCGCCGGCGCGCCTATCTTTTCCTTGATCGGCACTTCCTGTATCCAGCCTTGCAGCGGCGCGAACGCCAGCCACTGGCGCGGCACGATCGCCAGGATGTCCGCGTGCAGCACGAACACGATCTGCCCCAGAATGCTGCCGCCAAAAGTCCGCGACGCCGGCACCGGCAAACCGTGCCGCTGGAAGAGAGCGGCGAATTCTTCGTCGTCAAAGGCTGGGCTGCTCATGGACCAGCGGTCGTCCATCAGCGCTTTCAACGAGGTGGCCTCGGCCTGCGGATGCCCCTTGCGGCAGACCACGCAGCGTTCGTTGTCGAACAGCTTTTCCAGCACGAACTCGCCGGGCAGGGAATGGCTGGGGCCCAGGCCAATATAAAAATCGATCTCGCCGTCGCGCATGGCGGTTTCTGCGGCGCTGAAACCCAGGCCTTCCACCACCGATAACTGCACGCGCGGATAGCGTTCCAGGAATTGCGGCAGCACCTCGGGCAGCAGGGCCATGTGCGGCACGGTGGACAGGCAGGCCACGACCCGGCCATCCCCACCACCCAGGTGCTGCTGGATCTCTTCGCGGGCGCGGCTCAGTTCGCCAGTGGCGACGCGAGCCCGTTGCACGAACAGGGCGCCCAGCGGGGTCAGGACGGTGCCGCGTTGCTGTCGTTCAAAGATCGGCGCGCCGATTTCCTTTTCCAGGTATTGAATGCTCTTGGTCATCGTCGATTGCGACAAGCCCGACTTGCGCGAGGCGGCGCGCAGGCTGCCGGCTTCGGCCACGGCAATGACGTCCCGCAGGTGATGCAGTTTCAAGGTGATTCCTGGCAGCGATCGCTGAGCAAATATTGGCATCTTCTGGCGTTCGGGGCGTGCTGACAAGATAGGCATCCCCTAGTCCCCCAGCGGGCGGCCTGGAATCGGACACCTTCGATCCGACCTGCCGCCCGCTGCCATGAGATCGAGACACCATGGACCACCCCTTTATTTTCCGCGCGCGCGCTGGCGCCCTTGTTCTGTCCTGCCTGTTCGGTGTGCCGGCGTTTGCCGCGGATCCGGCCGACCGCATCCTTGTCAACGCCGAAGTCCTGACCATGGACCCGGCCCGGCCCACGGCCGCCGCCTTGGCCATTCGCGGCACCGACATTGCCGCTGTGGGCAGCCGTGCCGACATCCTGAAACTGAAAGGTCCGCGCACCGAAGTCATCGACGTCGGCGGCCGCACCGTGGTGCCGGGGCTGATCGACAGCCACATCCACGCCATCCGCGGCGGGCAAAGCTTCACCTTCGAAAGCTACTGGTACGACAAGACCACCCTGGCAGATGCACTGGCATCGCTGAAGCAGGAAGCCAACACGCGCGGCGCGGGCAAGTGGGTGGCCGTGACCGGCGCCTGGCACCCTGACCAGTTCGACGAACACCGCGCGCCCACCGTGGCGGACCTGACCGCGCAACTGCCCGACAATCCGGCCTACGTGCAATACCTGTATGACTACGCGCTGCTCAACGCCAAGGGCATCGAAGTCCTCCAGCTGGACAACAACGGCCAGGTCCCGGCGGGCGTGACGGTGGAACGCGACGCGCAGGGCAAGGCAACCGGCAAGCTGCTGGGCGGCATCGGCCCGTTTTCGGCGCTGTTCGCGCGCATCGGCGCCCGGTCGGCCACCGACTATCGGGATAGCCTGCGCGCGTTCTTCTCGGAAATGAATCACCTGGGCGTCACGGGCCTGATCGATCCGGCCGCCGGGGACCGCAACGCCTTCAACCCCTTGTACGCCTTGTGGCAAGACAAGGCATTGACCGTGCGGGTCGGCTGGCGCGCATCGTCCTTCCAGCGCGACAACGAACTGGAATGGTTCAAGACCACGCTCGCCTACATTCCGCCCCGATCGGGCGACGACATGCTGCGATTCGTCGGCCTGGGCGAATCCGTGGTCGGCGGGATGAATGACGGCGTGCGCCAGGCGCCGGGCTTTTCACCCCCGCAGGTTGCGCGCGACGAACTATTCAAGGTCGCTACCTGGGCGGCCGAAAACCGCTATCCGCTGGAAATCCACGCCTACACCGACGACTCCGCCAACCTGATCCTGAACGAGTTCGAAAAGGTCGCGCAAAAGACGCCGCTGAACGACTTGCGCTGGACCATCACCCACATCAACACCGGCACCGCCGCCACGCTGGACCGCATGCGCCGCCTGGGCATTTCGTATTCAGTGCAGATGGGTCCGTACTTCGAAGCCCAGGTCATCAAGGACACCAATGGCCAGGCGGTTGCCGAGGCATCGCCCCCCACCCGGCTGGCGCTGGACAAGGGGATGATGGTCGCGGGCGGCACCGACTCGACGCGCATTGGCATGATCAACGTCTGGCGGGCCATCGAGTACCACGTGACGGGCCGGTCGGTGGGCGGCATGGTGCAACGCCGGGCCGATCTGCAGTTGTCGCGCGAAGAGGCCTTGAAGCTGTACACGGCCAACGCTGCGTGGATCTCGTTCGACGAACAACGCCGCGGTGCGATCAAGCCCGGCATGCTGGCGGATGTGGCGGTGCTGGATGCGTCGTACCTGCGGGTGCCGGCCAACCAGATCCACGCGATCCGGTCGGTGATGACGCTGGTGGGCGGCAAGGTGGTGTACGGGGCGACGCCGTTGCGCGGCGCGTCGTCGAAGGCGTCGGCGTGGTCGTCGTCCGGCGAGGGTAGCAGGGCGGCATCGGGAAACAAGGAAGTTATCTTGAAGGCGATGGCCGCGGCTGACCACGCGCACTAGCAACGCAGGAAGGGAAAGGGGGCGGGCGGTCGGGACCACGGGCGGCGCAGAAGGGCCGGGCCCGGCCAGCCGGAACGACGAGCGGCGCCGACGGGCAAGGGGGGGCGGAGTTAGGTCGGCCGAGCCCGGCAGGGCAGCTCGCCTGGGTCCGTTCGATTATTTGCGCCCGGTCCTCCAGGTCACTTTGCCAAGGCGAGTCTGCCGTCTTGGCCGGCTAGGATGGGTCGATTCGTCCTAGTCAGGGGCATCCGGCCGGATTGAACGGTAAAATCGCAAGATTGACGGCAGGGGACTCAACATCCCCTTCCTGCCGCATCCAACCTTCCTATATAGACCTCCCATTTCCCATGCTTGATATCGCCCTGCTGCGCAAAGACATCCAGGCGGTCGCCGCCCGTCTCAATGACCGGGGCTACGCGCTCGACATCGACAGCTTCAATGCGCTGGAGTCGCGTCGCAAGGCAGTCCAGACCGAGACCGAAACCGTGCAGGCCAGCCGCAACGCGCTTGCCAAGCAGATCGGTATGGCCAAATCCAAGGGCGAAGACGCGTCGGCGCTGATGGCCGAATCGCAAGCGCTGCCCGCGCGGTTGAAGACGCTGGAAGACGAACTCGCCATCATCCAGCGCGACCTGCAGGACCTGTTGCTGGCCGTGCCCAACGTCCCGCACGCCAGTGTGCCGACCGGCGATTCGGAAGACGGCAACGTCGAAGTGCGCCGCTGGAGCCCCACCGGCGCCGACCCCGCGCCGCTCGGCTTTGAAGCGAAAGACCACGTCGCCCTGGGCGAACCCCTGGGCCTCGACTTCGAAACCGCCGTCAAACTGTCCGGCTCGCGCTTCACCCTGATGCGCGGCCCCATCGCCAAGCTGCATCGCGCGCTCGCCCAGTTCATGCTGGACCTGCAGACCGAGCAGCACGGCTATACCGAGTGCTATACCCCGTACATCGTCAACACCGCCACCCTGATCGGCACCGGCCAATTGCCCAAGTTCAAGGACGATATGTTCTGGGTCACCAAGGGTGGCGAATCGCTGGACGAACACGGCAACGCCATCCCGCGCGAAGACCTGTACCTGATCTCCACGTCGGAAATCACCCTGACCAACACCGTCCGCGGCGAAATCGTCCCGGTCGAAGACCTGCCGATCAAATTGACCGCTCACACCCCGTGCTTCCGTTCCGAAGCCGGCAGCAGCGGCCGCGACACCAAAGGCCTGATCCGCCAGCACCAGTTCGACAAGGTCGAAATGGTCCAGATCGTTCACCCCGACACGTCGTACGACGCGCTCGAAGCCATGGCCGGCCACGCCGAAAAGGTCCTGCAGTTGCTTGGCCTGCCGTACCGCGTCATGCTGCTGTGCACCGGCGACATGGGTTTCGGATCCAGCAAGACCTACG is a window from the Pigmentiphaga litoralis genome containing:
- the serS gene encoding serine--tRNA ligase, which gives rise to MLDIALLRKDIQAVAARLNDRGYALDIDSFNALESRRKAVQTETETVQASRNALAKQIGMAKSKGEDASALMAESQALPARLKTLEDELAIIQRDLQDLLLAVPNVPHASVPTGDSEDGNVEVRRWSPTGADPAPLGFEAKDHVALGEPLGLDFETAVKLSGSRFTLMRGPIAKLHRALAQFMLDLQTEQHGYTECYTPYIVNTATLIGTGQLPKFKDDMFWVTKGGESLDEHGNAIPREDLYLISTSEITLTNTVRGEIVPVEDLPIKLTAHTPCFRSEAGSSGRDTKGLIRQHQFDKVEMVQIVHPDTSYDALEAMAGHAEKVLQLLGLPYRVMLLCTGDMGFGSSKTYDLEVWLPAQNTYREISSVSNCEAFQARRLQARFRAGKGKPELLHTLNGSGLAVGRALVAVLENYQQADGSIVIPEALRPYMGGLERLQVAARP
- a CDS encoding amidohydrolase — encoded protein: MDHPFIFRARAGALVLSCLFGVPAFAADPADRILVNAEVLTMDPARPTAAALAIRGTDIAAVGSRADILKLKGPRTEVIDVGGRTVVPGLIDSHIHAIRGGQSFTFESYWYDKTTLADALASLKQEANTRGAGKWVAVTGAWHPDQFDEHRAPTVADLTAQLPDNPAYVQYLYDYALLNAKGIEVLQLDNNGQVPAGVTVERDAQGKATGKLLGGIGPFSALFARIGARSATDYRDSLRAFFSEMNHLGVTGLIDPAAGDRNAFNPLYALWQDKALTVRVGWRASSFQRDNELEWFKTTLAYIPPRSGDDMLRFVGLGESVVGGMNDGVRQAPGFSPPQVARDELFKVATWAAENRYPLEIHAYTDDSANLILNEFEKVAQKTPLNDLRWTITHINTGTAATLDRMRRLGISYSVQMGPYFEAQVIKDTNGQAVAEASPPTRLALDKGMMVAGGTDSTRIGMINVWRAIEYHVTGRSVGGMVQRRADLQLSREEALKLYTANAAWISFDEQRRGAIKPGMLADVAVLDASYLRVPANQIHAIRSVMTLVGGKVVYGATPLRGASSKASAWSSSGEGSRAASGNKEVILKAMAAADHAH
- a CDS encoding LysR substrate-binding domain-containing protein — encoded protein: MKLHHLRDVIAVAEAGSLRAASRKSGLSQSTMTKSIQYLEKEIGAPIFERQQRGTVLTPLGALFVQRARVATGELSRAREEIQQHLGGGDGRVVACLSTVPHMALLPEVLPQFLERYPRVQLSVVEGLGFSAAETAMRDGEIDFYIGLGPSHSLPGEFVLEKLFDNERCVVCRKGHPQAEATSLKALMDDRWSMSSPAFDDEEFAALFQRHGLPVPASRTFGGSILGQIVFVLHADILAIVPRQWLAFAPLQGWIQEVPIKEKIGAPAIVMVRRASLPLTPAAEYFCDLVRRASRHMPEQLTTMPALETRVG